A section of the Flavobacteriales bacterium genome encodes:
- a CDS encoding gliding motility-associated C-terminal domain-containing protein — translation MRTHTALATLAVAWMVHAPAWAQPTCSISLGPDATLCAGQTASFTLPAGYPTYLWSTGSSGQSLTTGIAGTYWGQVSYPSGNRVANGDFNNGNAGFWSQFVNNTDLQGEGRYFIGTNANNHHPQLQGTGNGNFMMVNAGFPQQYWYFWSQGVTVCPGQTYTFSFRMMNLATQGPATVELITDWSASVAQWTAPAAQAVWNTYTTTVTTGPNQTALDLGLRVISNWAVGNDFGIDDISLSGTVNLRDTVVLFVNPLPVVNLGPDLTFCAGDQVTLDATTPGATYLWDNGSTAATRTVSAAGTYSVDVTVNGCTGSDAVDVLVNPLPVVNLGPDVTLCAGDQVILDATTAGATYLWDDGSTASTRTVNATGTYSVDVTVNGCTASDAVDVLVNPLPVVNLGPDLTLCAGDQVTLDATTPGATYLWDNGSTAATRTVSAAGTYSVDVTVNGCTGSDAVDVLVNPLPVVNLGPDLTLCAGDQVTLDATTPGATYLWDDGSTAATRTVNATGTYSVDVTVNGCTASDAVDVLVNTLPVVNLGPDVTLCAGDQVTLDATTPGATYLWDDGSTAATRTVSAAGTYSVDVTVNGCTASDAVDVLVNLVPVVNLGPDVTLCAGDQITLDATTPGATYLWDDGSTAATRTVNASGTNSVDVTVNGCTASDAVDVLVNPLPVVNLGPDLTLCAGDQVTFDATTPGATYLWDNGSTAASRTVSAAGTYSVDVTVNGCTASDAVDVLVNPVPVVNLGPDLTLCAGGQAILDATTAGATYLWDDGSTAATRTVNASGTYSVDVTVNGCTASDAVDVLVNPLPVVNLGPDVTLCAGDQVTLDATTPGATYLWDNGGTAATRTVNATGTYSVDVTVNGCTASDAVDVLVNPLPVVDLGPDLTLCPGTQAVLDATTPGATYLWDDGSTAATRTVNAAGTYSVDVTVNGCTASDVITVIVSTALTVNLGPDITLCAGDQVTLDATTPGATYLWDDGSTAATRTVSAAGTYSVDVTVNGCTGSDAIDVLVNPLPVVNLGPDVTGCAGDQVILDATTPGASYLWDNGSTAATRTVNASGTYSVDVTVNGCTASDAIDVLMNPLPVVNLGPDVTLCAGDQVTLDASTPGATYLWDNGGTAATRTVNATGTYSVDVTVNGCTASDAVDVLVNPLPVVDLGPDLTLCPGTQAVLDATTPGATYLWDDGSTAATRTVNAAGTYSVDVTVNGCTASDAITVIVSTALTVNLGPDITLCAGDQVTLDATTPGATYLWDDGSTAATRTVSAAGTYSVDVTVNGCTGSDAIDVLVNPLPVVNLGPDVTGCAGDQVILDATTPGASYLWDNGSTAATRTVNASGTYSVDVTVNGCTASDAIDVLMNPLPVVNLGPDVTLCAGDQVTLDASTPGATYLWDDGSTAATRTVNAAGTYSVDVTVNGCTAGDAVDVLVNPLPALNLGPDLMLCPGDQVTLDATTAGATYLWHDGSTSPTFTATAAGAVSCTITVNGCSGSDAVQVSLSPAPTVDLGPDQSICAGDQLVLDATCAGCTYLWDDGSTGATRPASAAGTYTVTVTANGCSATDSFVLTVAPAPVVDLGPDVDLCPGLTTVIDATTPGATYLWQDGSTGPTFTATGPGAVAVTVSIGSCSANDGLTVNALAAPTVDLGNDTTLCPGEQLTFDLTGAGGSIVWQDGSTAWTYTIAVAGTISATVTGANGCTAQDAVDVLVATPSAVDLGPDATLCAGSTLVLDATLPGATYLWSDGSSGATLPATASGLYWVQVSQGACAVSDTITLTFLPTPVVDLGPDLSLCDGTPAAFDVTTPGASYLWQDGSTAPTFTTTTAGTVSVTVTVGPCAASDTAVITVNPLPTVDLGPDQSVCAGGTANLDATVPGATYLWQDGSTNATFTATTTGAYTVVVDLNGCTATDAMTLTVVPLPNVELGLDTSLCLGTSLVLAPSVGSASVLWSTGSTQPSLTVNASGTYWIAATANGCSASDTITATFIDLSAVELGPNVTLCPGEEHTFTVNIPGASITWPDGSSAPTWTTSQAGTVSVTVSLGGCTRQDAALVSVVPVPQNVLGGDAVLCADDTLLLVAPPDLIGLGWSAGATGDTLLATQPGIYTLSGTFQGCPFSESVSLSTAPDPSLELGRDVEACEGQQVVLEALASGTVLWNTGAEGPSLAVNGPGVYWATVDGACGSVTDSVRVILGDCGPYIYVPNAFTPDNDGMNDVFSPSVEGQLLQLTLDVFDRWGERIVTRELGDLSWDGTVNGMPAPDGVYPWVLRYKAMSRDGVRQERLTGHVTLLR, via the coding sequence ATGCGCACCCACACCGCCCTGGCGACGCTGGCCGTCGCCTGGATGGTCCATGCCCCGGCGTGGGCCCAGCCCACCTGTTCCATCTCCCTGGGACCGGACGCCACGCTCTGTGCCGGACAGACCGCCTCCTTCACCCTGCCCGCCGGATACCCCACCTACCTCTGGAGCACCGGCTCCAGTGGCCAGAGCCTCACCACCGGCATCGCAGGCACCTATTGGGGACAGGTGAGCTACCCCTCGGGCAACCGCGTGGCCAACGGCGATTTCAACAACGGGAATGCCGGCTTCTGGTCCCAGTTCGTCAACAACACGGACCTGCAGGGCGAAGGACGCTACTTCATCGGGACGAACGCCAACAACCACCATCCCCAGTTGCAGGGCACCGGCAACGGCAACTTCATGATGGTTAACGCGGGCTTTCCGCAGCAGTATTGGTATTTCTGGAGCCAGGGCGTGACGGTGTGCCCCGGTCAGACCTACACCTTCAGTTTCCGGATGATGAACCTGGCCACCCAGGGACCGGCCACCGTGGAACTGATCACGGATTGGTCCGCCTCGGTGGCCCAGTGGACCGCCCCCGCCGCACAGGCCGTGTGGAACACCTACACCACCACCGTCACCACCGGGCCGAACCAGACCGCCCTCGACCTCGGCCTGCGCGTGATCAGCAACTGGGCGGTGGGGAACGACTTCGGCATCGACGACATCAGCCTCAGCGGCACGGTGAACCTGCGCGATACCGTGGTGCTGTTCGTGAACCCGCTGCCGGTGGTCAACCTGGGCCCGGACCTCACCTTCTGCGCCGGTGACCAAGTGACCCTCGATGCCACCACGCCCGGCGCCACCTACCTCTGGGACAACGGCAGCACCGCCGCCACCCGCACGGTGAGCGCCGCCGGCACCTACAGCGTGGACGTCACCGTGAACGGATGCACGGGAAGCGATGCGGTCGATGTGCTGGTGAACCCGCTGCCGGTCGTGAACCTGGGCCCGGACGTGACACTCTGCGCCGGTGATCAGGTCATCCTGGATGCCACCACAGCCGGCGCCACCTACCTCTGGGACGATGGCAGCACCGCTTCCACCCGCACGGTGAACGCCACAGGCACCTATAGCGTGGACGTCACCGTGAACGGATGCACCGCCAGCGATGCGGTGGACGTGCTGGTGAACCCGCTGCCCGTGGTCAACCTCGGCCCGGACCTCACCCTCTGCGCTGGCGACCAAGTGACCCTCGATGCCACCACGCCCGGCGCCACCTACCTCTGGGACAACGGCAGCACCGCCGCCACCCGCACCGTGAGCGCCGCCGGCACCTACAGCGTGGACGTCACCGTGAACGGATGCACGGGAAGCGATGCGGTCGATGTGCTCGTGAACCCGCTGCCCGTGGTCAACCTCGGCCCGGACCTCACCCTCTGCGCGGGCGACCAAGTGACCCTCGATGCCACCACACCCGGCGCCACTTACCTGTGGGATGATGGCAGCACCGCCGCCACCCGCACCGTGAACGCCACAGGTACCTACAGCGTGGACGTGACCGTGAACGGATGCACCGCCAGCGATGCGGTGGATGTGCTGGTGAATACGCTGCCCGTGGTCAACCTCGGCCCGGATGTGACGCTGTGCGCCGGTGACCAAGTGACCCTCGATGCCACCACGCCCGGCGCCACCTACCTGTGGGACGATGGCAGCACCGCCGCCACCCGCACCGTGAGCGCCGCCGGCACCTACAGCGTGGACGTGACCGTGAACGGATGCACCGCCAGTGATGCGGTCGATGTGCTCGTGAACCTGGTCCCGGTCGTCAACCTCGGCCCGGATGTCACCCTCTGCGCGGGCGACCAGATCACCCTGGATGCCACCACGCCAGGCGCCACCTACCTCTGGGACGATGGCAGCACCGCCGCCACCCGCACGGTGAACGCCAGCGGCACCAACAGCGTGGACGTCACCGTGAACGGATGCACCGCCAGCGATGCGGTGGATGTGCTCGTGAACCCGCTGCCCGTGGTCAACCTCGGCCCGGATCTCACCCTCTGCGCCGGCGATCAGGTGACCTTCGACGCCACCACGCCCGGCGCCACCTACCTCTGGGACAACGGCAGCACCGCCGCCTCCCGCACCGTGAGCGCCGCCGGCACCTACAGCGTGGACGTCACCGTGAACGGATGCACCGCCAGCGATGCGGTGGATGTGCTCGTGAACCCGGTCCCGGTCGTGAACCTGGGTCCGGATCTCACACTCTGCGCGGGGGGCCAGGCCATCCTCGATGCCACCACAGCGGGCGCCACCTACCTCTGGGACGATGGCAGCACCGCCGCCACCCGCACGGTGAACGCCAGCGGCACCTACAGCGTGGACGTCACCGTGAACGGATGCACCGCCAGTGATGCGGTGGATGTGCTCGTGAACCCGCTGCCCGTGGTCAACCTCGGCCCGGATGTGACGCTGTGTGCTGGCGATCAAGTGACCCTCGATGCCACCACGCCCGGCGCCACCTACCTCTGGGATAACGGCGGCACCGCCGCCACCCGCACGGTGAACGCCACAGGCACCTACAGCGTGGACGTCACCGTGAACGGATGCACCGCCAGCGATGCGGTGGATGTGCTCGTGAACCCGCTTCCGGTGGTGGACCTGGGCCCGGACCTGACGCTCTGCCCGGGGACACAGGCCGTGCTCGATGCCACCACGCCTGGCGCCACCTACCTCTGGGATGATGGCAGCACCGCCGCCACCCGCACCGTGAACGCCGCCGGTACCTACAGCGTGGACGTCACGGTGAACGGGTGCACCGCAAGCGATGTCATCACGGTGATCGTGAGCACTGCGCTCACCGTGAACCTGGGTCCGGATATCACGCTCTGCGCAGGGGACCAGGTCACCCTGGATGCCACCACGCCGGGCGCCACCTACCTCTGGGACGATGGCAGCACCGCCGCCACCCGCACGGTGAGCGCCGCCGGCACCTACAGCGTGGACGTCACCGTGAACGGATGCACCGGAAGCGATGCGATCGATGTGCTGGTGAACCCGCTGCCAGTGGTCAACCTGGGGCCGGATGTCACGGGCTGCGCCGGAGATCAGGTCATCCTTGACGCGACCACGCCGGGCGCCAGCTACCTCTGGGACAACGGCAGCACCGCCGCCACCCGCACCGTGAACGCCAGCGGCACCTACAGCGTGGATGTGACGGTGAACGGATGCACCGCCAGCGATGCGATCGATGTGCTGATGAACCCGCTGCCCGTGGTCAACCTCGGCCCGGACGTGACGCTCTGTGCGGGCGACCAAGTGACCCTCGATGCCAGCACGCCCGGCGCCACCTACCTCTGGGATAACGGCGGCACCGCCGCCACCCGCACGGTGAACGCCACAGGCACCTACAGCGTGGACGTCACCGTGAACGGATGCACCGCCAGCGATGCGGTGGATGTGCTCGTGAACCCGCTTCCGGTGGTGGACCTGGGCCCGGACCTGACGCTCTGCCCGGGGACACAGGCCGTGCTCGATGCCACCACGCCTGGCGCCACCTACCTCTGGGATGATGGCAGCACCGCCGCCACCCGCACCGTGAACGCCGCCGGTACCTACAGCGTGGACGTCACGGTGAACGGGTGCACCGCAAGCGATGCCATCACGGTGATCGTGAGCACTGCGCTCACCGTGAACCTGGGTCCGGATATCACGCTCTGCGCAGGGGACCAGGTCACCCTGGATGCCACCACGCCCGGCGCCACCTACCTCTGGGACGATGGCAGCACCGCCGCCACCCGCACGGTGAGCGCCGCCGGCACCTACAGCGTGGACGTCACCGTGAACGGATGCACCGGAAGCGATGCGATCGATGTGCTGGTGAACCCGCTGCCAGTGGTCAACCTGGGGCCGGATGTCACGGGCTGCGCCGGAGATCAGGTCATCCTTGACGCGACCACGCCGGGCGCCAGCTACCTCTGGGACAACGGCAGCACCGCCGCCACCCGCACCGTGAACGCCAGCGGCACCTACAGCGTGGATGTGACGGTGAACGGATGCACCGCCAGCGATGCGATCGATGTGCTGATGAACCCGCTGCCCGTGGTCAACCTCGGCCCGGACGTGACGCTCTGTGCGGGCGACCAAGTGACCCTCGATGCCAGCACGCCCGGCGCCACCTACCTGTGGGACGATGGCAGCACCGCCGCCACGCGCACGGTGAACGCCGCCGGCACCTACAGCGTGGATGTCACCGTGAACGGATGCACGGCCGGCGATGCGGTGGATGTGCTGGTGAACCCGCTCCCGGCGCTCAACCTCGGCCCGGACCTCATGCTTTGCCCGGGAGACCAGGTGACCCTGGATGCGACCACCGCGGGCGCCACCTACCTGTGGCACGACGGCAGCACCTCCCCCACGTTCACGGCCACGGCCGCGGGCGCGGTGAGCTGCACCATCACAGTGAACGGCTGCAGCGGTTCGGATGCGGTGCAGGTGAGCCTGAGCCCGGCACCCACCGTGGACCTCGGTCCCGACCAGAGCATCTGCGCCGGTGATCAACTGGTGCTGGACGCCACCTGCGCCGGATGCACCTACCTGTGGGACGATGGAAGCACCGGCGCCACACGGCCCGCGTCCGCGGCAGGCACCTACACGGTGACGGTCACCGCCAACGGATGCAGCGCCACGGACAGCTTCGTGCTCACCGTGGCACCGGCCCCCGTGGTGGACCTGGGGCCCGATGTCGACCTCTGCCCGGGGCTGACGACCGTGATCGATGCCACCACACCTGGCGCCACCTACCTGTGGCAGGACGGCAGCACCGGACCCACCTTCACCGCGACCGGACCCGGGGCGGTGGCCGTCACCGTGTCCATCGGCAGCTGCTCCGCGAATGACGGGCTCACCGTGAACGCCCTGGCGGCCCCGACGGTGGACCTGGGCAACGACACCACCCTCTGCCCGGGTGAGCAGCTCACCTTCGACCTCACCGGTGCGGGCGGCAGCATCGTGTGGCAGGATGGATCCACCGCATGGACCTACACCATCGCCGTGGCGGGCACGATCAGCGCCACGGTGACCGGCGCCAACGGATGCACCGCACAGGACGCGGTCGACGTGCTCGTCGCCACTCCGTCGGCCGTGGACCTCGGACCCGATGCCACCCTGTGCGCGGGAAGCACCTTGGTGCTTGATGCCACCCTGCCGGGTGCCACCTACCTCTGGAGCGATGGCAGTTCCGGCGCCACCCTGCCGGCCACCGCGAGCGGGCTCTACTGGGTGCAGGTGTCCCAGGGCGCCTGCGCGGTCAGCGACACCATCACCCTCACCTTCCTGCCCACGCCGGTGGTCGACCTGGGACCCGACCTCAGCCTGTGCGATGGCACACCGGCCGCCTTCGACGTCACCACCCCCGGTGCGAGCTACCTGTGGCAGGATGGCTCCACCGCGCCCACCTTCACCACCACCACGGCCGGGACGGTGTCCGTGACGGTCACGGTGGGGCCCTGCGCCGCCAGCGATACCGCGGTGATCACCGTGAACCCGTTGCCGACGGTGGACCTGGGACCGGACCAGAGCGTATGCGCGGGCGGCACGGCCAACCTGGATGCCACCGTTCCTGGAGCCACCTACCTGTGGCAGGACGGAAGCACCAACGCCACCTTCACGGCCACCACGACGGGGGCCTACACGGTGGTCGTCGACCTGAACGGATGCACGGCGACGGACGCCATGACCCTCACCGTGGTGCCGCTGCCCAACGTGGAGCTGGGCCTCGACACCAGCCTCTGCCTCGGCACATCGCTGGTGCTGGCGCCGTCGGTGGGCTCCGCTTCGGTGCTGTGGAGCACCGGCAGCACCCAGCCCTCCCTGACGGTGAACGCCTCCGGCACCTACTGGATCGCCGCCACCGCCAACGGCTGTTCGGCCAGCGATACCATCACGGCCACCTTCATCGACCTCAGCGCCGTGGAGCTTGGTCCCAATGTGACGCTCTGCCCGGGTGAGGAGCACACCTTCACCGTGAACATCCCGGGGGCCTCCATCACCTGGCCCGACGGAAGCTCCGCGCCCACCTGGACCACCAGCCAGGCCGGCACCGTGTCGGTGACCGTGAGCCTCGGCGGATGCACCCGGCAGGATGCCGCGCTCGTGAGCGTGGTGCCCGTGCCGCAGAACGTCCTCGGCGGCGATGCGGTCCTCTGCGCCGACGATACGCTCCTGCTCGTGGCGCCTCCGGACCTCATCGGCCTGGGCTGGTCCGCCGGCGCCACGGGCGATACGCTGCTCGCCACACAGCCCGGCATCTACACCCTGTCCGGCACCTTCCAGGGCTGTCCGTTCTCCGAGAGCGTGTCCCTGAGCACCGCACCCGATCCGTCGCTGGAACTGGGCCGCGATGTGGAGGCTTGCGAAGGCCAGCAGGTGGTGCTCGAGGCCCTCGCGTCGGGCACCGTGCTGTGGAACACCGGCGCGGAAGGGCCCTCCCTCGCGGTGAACGGACCCGGTGTCTACTGGGCCACCGTGGACGGCGCCTGTGGCAGCGTGACCGACAGTGTGCGCGTGATCCTCGGCGATTGCGGTCCCTACATCTACGTGCCCAACGCGTTCACCCCCGACAACGACGGCATGAACGATGTCTTCTCCCCGAGCGTGGAGGGCCAGCTGCTGCAGCTCACCCTGGACGTGTTCGACCGCTGGGGCGAGCGCATCGTGACGCGCGAGCTGGGCGACCTCTCGTGGGACGGCACGGTGAACGGCATGCCGGCGCCCGATGGCGTCTATCCCTGGGTGCTGCGCTACAAGGCGATGAGCCGCGACGGCGTGCGGCAGGAGCGCCTCACCGGGCACGTGACCCTACTGCGGTGA
- a CDS encoding adenylate/guanylate cyclase domain-containing protein, which yields MTSITRYKLRKLLKYALVSLGVAWVLNLFSGRAWPDYLGAWFLLGLWTGVLEEFLFGRRFRSLVVPLQFLGKVLAVNLLTIGLLAVGWAFDRQADLPGGTAEMGHMGQLLWTNQFLQLVVQVVVVTSLAILVVQVEELMGRRMFLGFLLGRYERPKREERIMLSIDLAGSTALAEKLGDLKYFRLLNRTYSLMTDAVLRNEAEIHKYIGDEVIFTWPMHVGTRGLNCLDLFFDIEERIRTHAEELEREFGVVPRYRAAVHGGRVISAQIGHIKRAIEFSGDVMNAVSRMLGLCKDLNAGLLVSAELLSRLEGVDQRFTIGPLQVVPVKGRRREVHVHAVSRIRKA from the coding sequence GTGACCAGCATCACCCGGTACAAGCTGCGCAAGCTCCTCAAGTATGCGCTGGTGAGCCTGGGCGTGGCCTGGGTGCTGAACCTCTTCAGCGGGCGGGCGTGGCCGGATTATCTGGGCGCGTGGTTCCTGCTCGGGTTGTGGACGGGGGTGTTGGAGGAGTTCCTGTTCGGGCGCCGGTTCCGCAGCCTGGTGGTGCCGCTGCAGTTCCTGGGCAAGGTGCTGGCGGTGAACCTGCTCACCATCGGGTTGCTGGCCGTGGGCTGGGCCTTCGACCGCCAGGCCGACCTGCCCGGCGGCACGGCGGAGATGGGCCACATGGGCCAGCTGCTGTGGACCAACCAGTTCCTGCAGCTGGTGGTGCAGGTGGTGGTGGTGACCTCATTGGCCATCCTGGTGGTACAGGTGGAGGAGCTCATGGGTCGCAGGATGTTCCTGGGTTTCCTGCTCGGCCGGTATGAGCGGCCCAAGCGCGAGGAGCGCATCATGCTCAGCATCGACCTGGCGGGCAGCACGGCCCTGGCGGAGAAGCTGGGCGACCTGAAGTACTTCCGGCTGCTGAACCGGACCTACTCGTTGATGACCGATGCGGTGCTGCGCAATGAAGCGGAGATCCACAAGTACATCGGCGACGAGGTCATCTTCACCTGGCCGATGCATGTGGGCACGCGGGGCTTGAACTGCCTGGACCTCTTCTTCGACATCGAGGAGCGCATCCGCACGCACGCCGAGGAGCTGGAGCGTGAATTCGGTGTGGTGCCGCGGTACCGGGCCGCGGTGCATGGCGGGCGGGTGATCAGTGCGCAGATCGGCCACATCAAACGGGCGATCGAGTTCAGCGGCGACGTGATGAACGCCGTGAGCCGGATGCTCGGCCTGTGCAAGGACCTCAACGCGGGCCTGCTGGTGAGCGCCGAGCTGCTCAGCCGCCTCGAGGGTGTGGACCAGCGCTTCACGATCGGTCCGCTGCAGGTGGTGCCGGTGAAGGGCCGCCGCCGCGAGGTGCACGTGCATGCCGTGTCCCGGATCCGCAAGGCATGA
- a CDS encoding WG repeat-containing protein, which translates to MDNRLVRALVLMLGLGTAVVASAGKLEKAFEALKVYNYFLARQLFQAQVGRQPAAAWYGLSVIAGRADNPFHQPDSAHTYLVRAEAAYALSDERTRARIKPLGVDEEALAGQRAYLHGLAWDQARAANTLEGYDRFLERHPTAAQAADARAVRDHLAFQQARERNTAAAYQAFLEAYPGARQVYEARGRLEEAVYREATADSSIAAYVRFIGQHGESPYVKQAEDAIYTLSTPRRTRDELRGFIASYPTNHRVPDAWRELYATYVRDLDAAAITRFLQENPDYPFIQELSEDYRVASLVLLPFRRGGAWGFIDDQGVERIKAAYEWVEPFRNGQALVGRDGRTGTVNKSGKEVIPVEHDDVSEFSEGLATVERAGRVGVMDRTGTLVVPMRYEEVGEYREGLAYAALEGRYGYIDARGGTAIPFTFDLAGTFHHGLAVVERAGRSGAIDTRGQVVVPFEHDWIEGFDRGVSRVRRDGRLGLIGPFGDTVLAPVHAHVGSFAGGPALVVDGERCGYVDRQGRWVVAQELEAAEGVIAWGEFRNGVAEVQVKGKRGAIDSTGRFLIPAQYVDLGGYAHGLLPVKKKLKWAYADRAHKLVTEAKYDQAWPLEGGLGRVVVDGRWGAVDSTGREVIPPRYEALSDAAHGMLVALQGGRSGAVSGQGAVLVPFEFEKVEPIAADLVRVERAGRMAYFKPSAGRMIWKEEGFDVAASPQ; encoded by the coding sequence ATGGACAACAGGTTGGTGCGCGCCCTTGTTCTGATGCTGGGGCTGGGGACGGCGGTGGTGGCTTCGGCGGGCAAGCTGGAGAAGGCGTTCGAGGCGCTCAAGGTGTACAACTACTTCCTGGCCCGCCAGCTGTTCCAGGCCCAGGTGGGCCGGCAGCCGGCGGCGGCCTGGTACGGGTTGAGCGTGATCGCGGGCCGGGCGGACAACCCGTTCCACCAGCCCGATTCGGCGCACACCTATCTGGTGCGCGCCGAGGCGGCCTATGCGCTGAGCGACGAACGCACGCGGGCCCGCATCAAGCCGCTGGGGGTGGACGAGGAGGCGCTGGCCGGGCAGCGGGCCTACCTGCACGGGCTGGCGTGGGACCAGGCGCGGGCGGCCAACACGCTGGAGGGCTACGATCGCTTCCTGGAGCGCCACCCCACCGCGGCGCAGGCCGCCGATGCGCGGGCCGTGCGCGACCATCTGGCCTTCCAGCAGGCGCGCGAGCGCAACACCGCGGCGGCCTATCAGGCCTTTCTGGAGGCCTATCCGGGCGCGCGCCAGGTGTACGAGGCGCGCGGGCGGCTGGAGGAGGCCGTGTACCGCGAGGCCACCGCCGACAGCAGCATCGCGGCCTACGTGCGCTTCATCGGGCAGCACGGCGAAAGCCCCTACGTGAAGCAGGCCGAGGACGCCATCTACACGCTGAGCACCCCGCGGCGCACGCGCGACGAGCTGCGCGGGTTCATCGCCAGCTACCCGACGAACCACCGCGTGCCCGACGCCTGGCGCGAGCTGTACGCCACCTATGTCCGCGACCTGGATGCCGCGGCCATCACGCGCTTCCTGCAGGAGAACCCCGACTACCCCTTCATCCAGGAGCTGAGCGAGGACTACCGCGTGGCCAGCCTGGTGCTGCTGCCGTTCCGGCGGGGCGGTGCCTGGGGCTTCATCGACGACCAGGGCGTGGAGCGGATCAAGGCAGCGTACGAATGGGTGGAGCCCTTCCGGAACGGGCAGGCGCTGGTGGGGCGGGATGGACGGACCGGCACGGTGAACAAGAGCGGCAAGGAGGTGATCCCCGTGGAGCACGATGACGTGTCGGAGTTCAGCGAGGGGTTGGCCACGGTGGAGCGCGCGGGCCGGGTGGGGGTGATGGACCGCACCGGAACCCTGGTGGTGCCGATGCGCTACGAGGAGGTCGGCGAATACCGCGAAGGCCTGGCGTACGCCGCGCTGGAGGGGCGCTATGGCTACATCGATGCGCGCGGCGGCACGGCCATCCCGTTCACCTTCGACCTGGCGGGCACCTTCCACCACGGACTGGCGGTGGTGGAGCGCGCGGGACGCAGCGGGGCCATCGACACCCGCGGCCAGGTGGTGGTGCCCTTCGAGCACGACTGGATCGAGGGCTTCGACCGGGGCGTGTCGCGCGTGCGGCGCGATGGGCGACTGGGCCTCATCGGCCCGTTCGGCGACACGGTGCTCGCGCCGGTGCACGCGCATGTGGGCAGCTTCGCCGGTGGCCCGGCGCTGGTGGTGGACGGTGAGCGGTGCGGGTACGTGGACCGCCAGGGGCGGTGGGTGGTGGCGCAGGAGCTGGAGGCGGCGGAAGGGGTGATCGCCTGGGGCGAGTTCCGCAACGGCGTGGCCGAAGTACAGGTGAAGGGTAAGCGGGGGGCGATCGACAGCACGGGCCGCTTCCTCATCCCGGCGCAGTACGTGGATCTGGGCGGCTACGCCCACGGCCTCCTGCCCGTGAAGAAGAAACTGAAGTGGGCCTACGCCGATCGCGCCCACAAGCTGGTGACCGAGGCGAAGTACGACCAGGCCTGGCCGCTGGAGGGCGGGCTGGGGCGCGTGGTGGTCGACGGGCGCTGGGGCGCGGTGGACAGCACGGGCCGCGAGGTGATCCCGCCGCGCTACGAGGCCTTGTCCGATGCGGCGCACGGCATGCTGGTGGCCCTCCAGGGCGGACGCAGCGGCGCGGTGAGCGGGCAGGGGGCGGTCCTGGTCCCGTTCGAGTTCGAGAAGGTCGAACCCATCGCCGCCGATCTGGTGCGCGTGGAGCGGGCGGGGCGCATGGCCTACTTCAAGCCTTCCGCCGGCCGGATGATCTGGAAGGAGGAAGGCTTCGACGTGGCGGCCTCACCGCAGTAG